AGGGCCCGATGAACCCGATGAAAGGGGGCGTGACGATGCGGGGACGACGTTTGCGGGCCGTCCTGAGGGGCTGGGGCGGTGTGGGTGCGATGGCGGTCGTGTGCGCCCTGGCGGTGGTCTTCGCGCTGCTGCTGCCGCTGATCCAGCCTGAAACCGACAGCGGAGGCACGGCCACCGGCGGCGGAGGCGTCACGCACGGCATCCAGGCGCGGGCCGACGCGGAGTGCGAGGCCCCGGAGAAGCAGACCCTGTCCCCGTCGGGCGCGGACGGCGCCACGATCGACGCGATCAGGAGCCGCCAGGGCGGGAAGCGCAAGCTGATCGTCGGCGTCGACCAGAACAGCTTCCGCTGGGGCTACCGCGACCCGAACAGCGGCGCCGGCGCCGACCTGGAGGGCTTCGACATCGACCTGGTCCACCGGATCGCCGAGGACATACTCGGCGACCCGGACGCGGTCCAGTTCAAGGCCATCCCCACCGACCAGCGCATCCCGGCGATCAAGGACGGCCGCGTCGACATGGTCGTCCGGACGATGACGATCAACTGTGAGCGGCTGGGCGAAGTGGCGTTCTCCGCGCCCTACTTCAAGACCGGCCAGCAGCTCCTGGTGCCCAAGTCCTCGACGATCACCGGGTACGACGGCTCGCTCGCGGACCAGAGGATCTGCACCGCCAAGGGCTCCACGGCGAACACCAAGCTGGCCGGCGACCAGAAGGCGGGCGAGCTCGTCTCCTCCGCCGACATCGCGACGACGGTCCCCAACCAACTCGACTGCCTGGTAAGGCTCCAGCTCGGGGAGGTCGACGCCGTGGTCACCGACGGCGCGCTCGCCGCGAGCCAGGCCGCGCAGGACCCGACGGTCGAACTGAGGGGCTCCCCCTTCACCACCGAGTACTACGGCGTGGCGATGAAGAAGGACGCCGACGATCTGGTACGCCGGGTCAACCAGATCCTGGTGGAGTACCGGCAGGACACCGTCGGCGGCTGGCAGGCGTCGTACGACAAGTGGCTGTCGGCGACACTGGGCAAGAACTCCGCGAAAGCGCAACCGCCGTCACCGCAGTACCTGCGCAAGAGCTGACGGAACAGCACCACATATCAACAACGCACCGCAGATCGACGACACACCGCAGATCAACAACACACCGCAGATCAGCAACGCGCCGCATATCCACAGCGCACCAAGGACAGAGAACCCGACGTAACACAACGCACCCGCCGGAACACAACGCAGCGAGAGGTGATCGATGGGCGTCACGGACCCCGCCGGGCCGGTGATGGACCGGGACGAGGTGGACCGTGCGCTGGCGCGGCTCGGCGCGGAGCACGAGGCGATCGAGACCTCGCTCCTCGCCCTTCAGGACCACGCGGGCCGCAGACTCCTCGAAGGCGCCGAGCTCACGGGCACGACCAAGGAGCGCTGGCAGGCCACGGAGGCGTCGATCACCTTGCTGTGGGCGTACTTCGACGCGTACAGCGACGCGTTGCGCTCCGCGCGGGAGATCCGCGCCCGCCGCCGCTGGTCCAGCCGTGACGACCTGGTGGAGCTGACCGAGCTGCTGCGCGGCGAGTCCGTCACGGTGGCGGGCTCTGCCACCGCGACCGCCAACGCACCGACGCTGCACGGCGGTTCGAGCAAGCTCAGCGAACAGTTCTCCCTGGTCACGCTGGTGGACCGGATGAACGAGCTGTACGCGACCTCGCTGGACATGGTGGTCGCCGCCGACGCCGTGTGGTCGGCGCTGCCCGCCCGGATCGATCTCCTGGCCGCGGAGCTCCAGCGCACGCGCCGCCTCGCGCACTCCGTCGGCGTGCGGCCCGGCGAGCACCCCGCGGGCGACGACCTGGAGCGCATCACGCGCACCCTGACGTCCCTGCGTGAGCAGGTGGTCTCCGACCCGCTCGCGTTCTGGAAGCCCGCCGAGGGCAGCACGGCGCCGGGCGGGGGCAGGCCGGACACCACGGTGTACGACCGTGAGGCGCGCGCCCTGGAGGACGTGCGCCGGGAGATCGACGCCGTCCTGACCGTCCGGCAGGACGCGGAGGCACGGCTGGTCAAGCTGCGGGACGTGCTCTCCCGCGCGGACCGCACGCTCGCCGAGGCGCGCACCGCGCGCGGCGAGGTCCTGGCGAAGATCGCCGCCACGGAGGTGCCGGCGGTCAGCGGCCCGCCGACCGTGCTGCAGGAGCAGCTGGCGACGGCCGCCGAGTACCGCAGACACGCCCAGTGGCACCGCCTGTCGCCGCTCCTGGAGTCGCTGGAGCAGAAGGCCGAGGACGAACTGCTGCGCGCCCGCGAGTCGTTGACCGCGGTCACCGCGCCTCTGGCGGTCCGCGCGGAGTTGCGCGGCCGGCTCGACGCGTACAAGGCGAAGGTCGCCCGGCACGGGCTCGCCGAGGACCCGTTCCTCATCGAGCGGTACGACGCGGCGCGGCGGATGCTGTGGAGCGCGCCCTGCGATCTGCGCGTCGCCGAACAGGCCGTGCTGCGCTACCAGCAGGCGGCCGCCGAACTGCTCGCCACTCCGCGCGTGCCCGGCCAGGGCGGGCCCGAGGACCGTAGGGGGCCCGGAGCGTGAGCGACAAAGGGGGTAGGCCGTCGTCATGAATCAGGCACAACAGACCTGCCAGCGGCCCGAATGCGAGGGGTCGTACGAGGACGTGGGCGGCGGTGAGCTGTACTGCGACACCTGTGGTCTCGCCCCGGTCGTCTCGTCGACCGGCATGGTCGGCTCACCGCCCACCGGGATCACCGGCGGCGGCAAGGGCTCCCGGGGTTCGTCGGGGAGCGGGAGTTCCCGCTCCAGCAGCCGCAGTTCGCGTACGTCGTCGCAGTCGTCGAAGTCGCGGCGCTCGGTGTCGGGACGGCTCTCGCGCGCGGTGTCGGGCAAGTCCACGGGCCGCTCGGTGTCGGTGCGCAGCTCCGGTTCCGGCGCCGGGTCCTCGTCCCGCGGGCGGCTGGGGGCGGGCCTGGTCGACGTGCCGGGCGTGCCGCGGCCCGACCCGCGTGAGATGGTCCTGGACAATCCGGAGGTACCCGAGCGGAAGCGGTTCTGCTCGCGCTCCGACTGCGGGGCGCCGGTCGGGCGGGCGCGCGGGGAGCTGCCGGGGCGTACGGAGGGCTTCTGCACGAAGTGCGGGCACCCGTACTCCTTCGTCCCGAAGCTGAAGACCGGCGACGTGGTGCACGGCCAGTACGAGGTCGTGGGCTGTCTGGCGCACGGCGGCCTCGGCTGGATCTACCTCGCCGTGGACCGCGCGGTCTCCGACCGCTGGGTCGTCCTCAAGGGCCTGCTGGACACCGGCGACCAGGACGCGATGGCGGCGGCGATCTCCGAGCGGCGTTTCCTCGCGGAGATCGAGCACTCCAACATCGTGCGGATCTACAACTTCGTCGAGCATCTCGACCAGCGCACCGGCTCGCTGGACGGGTACATCGTCATGGAGTACGTCGGCGGCAAGTCCCTGAAGGAGATCGCGAACGCACGCCGTACGCCGGACGGCAGGCGCGACCCGCTGCCGGTGGAGCAGGCGTGCGCGTACGGCATCGAGGCCCTGGAGGCGCTCGGCCATCTGCACAGCCGCAACCTGCTGTACTGCGACTTCAAGGTCGACAACGCCATCCAGTCGGAGGACCAGCTCAAACTGATCGACATGGGCGCGGTGCGCAGGATGGACGACGAGGAGTCGGCCATCTACGGCACGGTCGGCTACCAGGCGCCGGAGGTCGCGGAGGTCGGCCCGTCGGTGGCGAGCGACCTGTACACGGTGGGCCGCACGCTCGCGGTGCTGACCTTCGACTTCCAGGGCTATACGAACGTGTTCGTGGACTCCCTGCCCGACCCGGACAACATCGAGGTCTTCCGCCAGTACGAGTCCTTCTACCGGCTGCTGGTGCGCGCCACCGACCCGGATCCGGCCCGCCGGTTCGCCTCCGCGCAGGAGATGGCGGAGCAGCTGACGGGCGTCCTGCGGGAGGTCGTCTCCGTGCAGACGGGCCGGGCCCGGCCGGCCCTGTCGACGCTGTTCGGACCGGAAGTGAAAGTCACCGACACGGAGTTGTTCCCGAAGCCGGCCGGGGAGGTGTCGCGGTTGGGGGCGCGGGTCGTGCCCGCGCGCGGACGCGCTTCCGAGCCTGCCGAGCGCCCGGCGATCACAGCGGGCGGTACGGCGAGCCTGGTCAAGCCCGTCAACGCCGCCGGCGCCGCCCTCGCGCTGCCGGTCCCGCATGTCGACCCCGGCGACCCGAACGCCGGTTTCCTGGCCGGCCTGATGACGACCGCGCCGGCCGAGCTGCTCGGCGCCCTCGCGGCGGCGCCGGCCCCGTCGACCGAGACGCGGCTGCGGCAGATCCGCGCCTGGCTGGAGAACGGCGACACGCACACCGCGCACGAGGCACTGCTCCGGCTGGAGGAGGAACGCCCCGACGACTGGCGGGTCGTCTGGTACCGGGGCGCGGCCGCGCTGGTGACCGGCGACCACGAGGGCGCCGCGCTCGCCTTCGACGCGATCTACGACGCCTTCCCCGGCGAGATCGCGCCCAAGCTCGCCCTCGGCGTGTGCGCGGAGGTGCTCGGCCAGCTGGACAACGCCGCCGAGTACTACCGCCTGGTGTGGTCGACGGACCCGAGCTATGTGAGCTCCGCCTTCGGCCTGGCCCGCGTCCAGCTGGCCACCGGCGACCGGCGGGGCGCCGTACGGACGCTGGAGTCGGTCCCGGAGTCCTCCATCCACTACACGGCCGCGCGCGTGGCGGCCGTGCGGGCGCGGCTGCGGCAACGCACGGCGGCCGCATCCGACGTACCCTTCCTGGACGATCTGACCGCGGCCGCCGGTCAGGTCGAGGCCCTGGATGCGTACGGTCTGGATCCCGCCCGGCGTGAGCAGTTGTCGGTGGAAGTCCTCGGCTGCGCGCTGGACTGGATACTCTCCGGTGGCCAGGGTTCCGTCCCGCCCTCCGCCGGAGGGCGGGTGCTGCTCGGCAGCGGCCTGGACGAGCGGGGCCTGCGCTTCGGCCTGGAGCGTTCGTACCGCACGCTGGCCCGGCTCGCCCGGGGCGGCGAGGAGAGGATCGACCTGGTGGAACGTGCCAACCGTTACCGCCCCCGGACATGGGTGTAGTTGATGTCGCAGATGCCCCAGCAGACCGCCCTGTCGAGGTGTCCGAGCTGCGAGGAGCCGCTCGAGTCGGGTGACCGTTTCTGCGGTGCGTGCGGATACGACCTGTCCGCCGTGCCCGCACGGCCTTCGGACCACCCGACCGTCGCCCTGAA
The nucleotide sequence above comes from Streptomyces sp. NL15-2K. Encoded proteins:
- a CDS encoding glutamate ABC transporter substrate-binding protein, which translates into the protein MRGRRLRAVLRGWGGVGAMAVVCALAVVFALLLPLIQPETDSGGTATGGGGVTHGIQARADAECEAPEKQTLSPSGADGATIDAIRSRQGGKRKLIVGVDQNSFRWGYRDPNSGAGADLEGFDIDLVHRIAEDILGDPDAVQFKAIPTDQRIPAIKDGRVDMVVRTMTINCERLGEVAFSAPYFKTGQQLLVPKSSTITGYDGSLADQRICTAKGSTANTKLAGDQKAGELVSSADIATTVPNQLDCLVRLQLGEVDAVVTDGALAASQAAQDPTVELRGSPFTTEYYGVAMKKDADDLVRRVNQILVEYRQDTVGGWQASYDKWLSATLGKNSAKAQPPSPQYLRKS
- a CDS encoding serine/threonine-protein kinase, which translates into the protein MNQAQQTCQRPECEGSYEDVGGGELYCDTCGLAPVVSSTGMVGSPPTGITGGGKGSRGSSGSGSSRSSSRSSRTSSQSSKSRRSVSGRLSRAVSGKSTGRSVSVRSSGSGAGSSSRGRLGAGLVDVPGVPRPDPREMVLDNPEVPERKRFCSRSDCGAPVGRARGELPGRTEGFCTKCGHPYSFVPKLKTGDVVHGQYEVVGCLAHGGLGWIYLAVDRAVSDRWVVLKGLLDTGDQDAMAAAISERRFLAEIEHSNIVRIYNFVEHLDQRTGSLDGYIVMEYVGGKSLKEIANARRTPDGRRDPLPVEQACAYGIEALEALGHLHSRNLLYCDFKVDNAIQSEDQLKLIDMGAVRRMDDEESAIYGTVGYQAPEVAEVGPSVASDLYTVGRTLAVLTFDFQGYTNVFVDSLPDPDNIEVFRQYESFYRLLVRATDPDPARRFASAQEMAEQLTGVLREVVSVQTGRARPALSTLFGPEVKVTDTELFPKPAGEVSRLGARVVPARGRASEPAERPAITAGGTASLVKPVNAAGAALALPVPHVDPGDPNAGFLAGLMTTAPAELLGALAAAPAPSTETRLRQIRAWLENGDTHTAHEALLRLEEERPDDWRVVWYRGAAALVTGDHEGAALAFDAIYDAFPGEIAPKLALGVCAEVLGQLDNAAEYYRLVWSTDPSYVSSAFGLARVQLATGDRRGAVRTLESVPESSIHYTAARVAAVRARLRQRTAAASDVPFLDDLTAAAGQVEALDAYGLDPARREQLSVEVLGCALDWILSGGQGSVPPSAGGRVLLGSGLDERGLRFGLERSYRTLARLARGGEERIDLVERANRYRPRTWV